The proteins below come from a single Etheostoma spectabile isolate EspeVRDwgs_2016 chromosome 4, UIUC_Espe_1.0, whole genome shotgun sequence genomic window:
- the LOC116688014 gene encoding sodium- and chloride-dependent GABA transporter 2 isoform X1: MENPETKSGHPQGYRSASHTKCAMDKPYGQEVKFKLDMDKAHPAPSTLARGEWSSKMEFLLAVAGQIIGLGNVWRFPYLCYKNGGGVFFIPYVLFLFTCGIPLFLLETTLGQYTKQGSITCWRKICPLFEGMGYGSQVVVLYSSIYYIIILAWAFLYLFCSFNSELPWASCGNSWNTETCVEFDRRPADLNWTVAENATSPVREFWERRVLNVTGNIHELGSIRWELALCLLLSWIICYFCVWKGVKSTGKVVYFTATFPYLMLAALLVRGLTLPGALDGIKFYLYPDPSRLTDPQVWMDAGTQIFYSYAICIGCLTALGSYNKYNNNCYKDCVYLCLLNSGTSFVAGFAIFSALGFMAYEQNTDISKVAESGPGLAFIAYPRAVAMMPFPQVWAIFFFVMIILLGLDSEFVGLEAMVTAIADTNPSFFHVGHRRKLLLLAISVVSFFIGLVMVTEGGLYIFQLFDYYACSGMTLLLFATLQSCCVGWIYGADRFYDNIEDMIGYKPLSLIKYCLKYVTPVICMGTFVFSLIKYTPLKFNNTVEYPWWGYALGWWFTLSSTLMVPLFMMYKVSTTPGTLQQRISILCTPAEDLSLNKSEKTALELLNLTSSPDSMVSE, from the exons ATGGAAAACCCAGAAACAAAGTCAGGACACCCACAAGGATATCGATCTGCTTCACATACCAAATG TGCGATGGACAAGCCTTATGGTCAAGAGGTGAAGTTTAAGCTGGATATGGACAAAGCCCATCCTGCACCCAGCACCTTGGCCAGAGGAGAGTGGTCGAGCAAAATGGAGTTCCTCTTGGCTGTTGCAGGACAAATTATAGGCTTAGGAAATGTGTGGAGGTTTCCCTACCTGTGCTACAAAAATGGAGGAG GGGTCTTCTTCATCCCTTATGTTCTCTTCCTCTTTACCTGCGGCATCCCCCTGTTTCTCCTGGAGACGACTCTTGGCCAGTACACGAAACAGGGAAGTATTACCTGCTGGAGGAAAATTTGTCCACTTTTTGAAG ggATGGGTTACGGCAGTCAAGTGGTTGTTTTATACTCCAGCATCTATTACATAATCATATTGGCCTGGGCTTTCCTGTATCTCTTCTGCTCTTTCAACTCTGAACTTCCCTGGGCGAGTTGCGGAAACAGCTGGAACACAG AGACCTGTGTTGAGTTTGATCGAAGGCCTGCTGATTTGAACTGGACTGTAGCTGAAAATGCAACATCACCAGTGAGAGAGTTTTGGGA GAGAAGAGTTTTGAATGTCACAGGAAATATCCATGAGTTAGGTAGCATACGATGGGAGCTGGCTCTGTGTCTTCTGTTGTCCTGGATCATCTGTTACTTCTGTGTCTGGAAAGGAGTAAAGTCCACTGGGAAG GTAGTTTACTTCACTGCCACATTTCCATACCTGATGCTGGCAGCGTTGCTTGTTCGTGGACTCACGTTGCCGGGGGCCTTAGATGGGATTAAGTTCTACCTCTACCCAGATCCATCCCGCCTGACTGATCCACAG GTGTGGATGGACGCTGGCACacaaatattttattcctatGCTATTTGCATTGGGTGTCTAACTGCACTTGGCAGTTATAACAAGTACAACAACAACTGTTACAA ggaCTGTGTATATTTGTGCCTTCTGAACAGTGGGACCAGTTTTGTAGCTGGCTTTGCCATCTTCTCTGCACTTGGATTTATGGCATATGAACAGAACACAGACATATCAAAAGTGGCAGAGTCGG GTCCTGGCTTGGCATTTATTGCCTATCCTCGAGCAGTTGCCATGATGCCTTTTCCTCAGGTCTGGGCGATTTTCTTTTTCGTTATGATCATCCTACTGGGACTGGACAGTGAG TTTGTAGGTCTGGAAGCCATGGTAACAGCGATTGCTGACACAAATCCTTCCTTTTTCCACGTTGGCCATAGACGTAAACTTCTTCTACTTGCTATCAGTGTTGTTAGCTTCTTCATTGGCCTTGTGATGGTTACAGAA GGTGGACTGTACATATTCCAGCTATTTGACTACTATGCCTGCAGTGGGATGACTCTACTTCTCTTTGCAACACTGCAGTCTTGTTGTGTTGGATGGATATACG GTGCAGACCGCTTTTATGATAACATAGAGGACATGATTGGATACAAGCCATTATCCCTGATTAAGTATTGTTTGAAATATGTCACTCCAGTGATATGCATG GGTACGTTTGTTTTTTCCTTGATCAAATACACCCCTCTGAAGTTCAATAACACAGTTGAGTATCCATGGTGGGGTTATGCGCTTGGCTGGTGGTTCACTCTCTCCTCTACACTCATGGTCCCTTTATTTATGATGTACAAAGTGAGCACCACTCCAGGTACACTGCAAcag AGGATCTCCATCTTATGTACTCCAGCTGAAGACCTGTCTTTGAACAAATCAGAGAAAACGGCACTTGAACTGCTCAACTTGACCTCATCTCCTGACAGCATGGTGTCCGAGTga
- the LOC116688014 gene encoding sodium- and chloride-dependent GABA transporter 2 isoform X2: MDKPYGQEVKFKLDMDKAHPAPSTLARGEWSSKMEFLLAVAGQIIGLGNVWRFPYLCYKNGGGVFFIPYVLFLFTCGIPLFLLETTLGQYTKQGSITCWRKICPLFEGMGYGSQVVVLYSSIYYIIILAWAFLYLFCSFNSELPWASCGNSWNTETCVEFDRRPADLNWTVAENATSPVREFWERRVLNVTGNIHELGSIRWELALCLLLSWIICYFCVWKGVKSTGKVVYFTATFPYLMLAALLVRGLTLPGALDGIKFYLYPDPSRLTDPQVWMDAGTQIFYSYAICIGCLTALGSYNKYNNNCYKDCVYLCLLNSGTSFVAGFAIFSALGFMAYEQNTDISKVAESGPGLAFIAYPRAVAMMPFPQVWAIFFFVMIILLGLDSEFVGLEAMVTAIADTNPSFFHVGHRRKLLLLAISVVSFFIGLVMVTEGGLYIFQLFDYYACSGMTLLLFATLQSCCVGWIYGADRFYDNIEDMIGYKPLSLIKYCLKYVTPVICMGTFVFSLIKYTPLKFNNTVEYPWWGYALGWWFTLSSTLMVPLFMMYKVSTTPGTLQQRISILCTPAEDLSLNKSEKTALELLNLTSSPDSMVSE; this comes from the exons ATGGACAAGCCTTATGGTCAAGAGGTGAAGTTTAAGCTGGATATGGACAAAGCCCATCCTGCACCCAGCACCTTGGCCAGAGGAGAGTGGTCGAGCAAAATGGAGTTCCTCTTGGCTGTTGCAGGACAAATTATAGGCTTAGGAAATGTGTGGAGGTTTCCCTACCTGTGCTACAAAAATGGAGGAG GGGTCTTCTTCATCCCTTATGTTCTCTTCCTCTTTACCTGCGGCATCCCCCTGTTTCTCCTGGAGACGACTCTTGGCCAGTACACGAAACAGGGAAGTATTACCTGCTGGAGGAAAATTTGTCCACTTTTTGAAG ggATGGGTTACGGCAGTCAAGTGGTTGTTTTATACTCCAGCATCTATTACATAATCATATTGGCCTGGGCTTTCCTGTATCTCTTCTGCTCTTTCAACTCTGAACTTCCCTGGGCGAGTTGCGGAAACAGCTGGAACACAG AGACCTGTGTTGAGTTTGATCGAAGGCCTGCTGATTTGAACTGGACTGTAGCTGAAAATGCAACATCACCAGTGAGAGAGTTTTGGGA GAGAAGAGTTTTGAATGTCACAGGAAATATCCATGAGTTAGGTAGCATACGATGGGAGCTGGCTCTGTGTCTTCTGTTGTCCTGGATCATCTGTTACTTCTGTGTCTGGAAAGGAGTAAAGTCCACTGGGAAG GTAGTTTACTTCACTGCCACATTTCCATACCTGATGCTGGCAGCGTTGCTTGTTCGTGGACTCACGTTGCCGGGGGCCTTAGATGGGATTAAGTTCTACCTCTACCCAGATCCATCCCGCCTGACTGATCCACAG GTGTGGATGGACGCTGGCACacaaatattttattcctatGCTATTTGCATTGGGTGTCTAACTGCACTTGGCAGTTATAACAAGTACAACAACAACTGTTACAA ggaCTGTGTATATTTGTGCCTTCTGAACAGTGGGACCAGTTTTGTAGCTGGCTTTGCCATCTTCTCTGCACTTGGATTTATGGCATATGAACAGAACACAGACATATCAAAAGTGGCAGAGTCGG GTCCTGGCTTGGCATTTATTGCCTATCCTCGAGCAGTTGCCATGATGCCTTTTCCTCAGGTCTGGGCGATTTTCTTTTTCGTTATGATCATCCTACTGGGACTGGACAGTGAG TTTGTAGGTCTGGAAGCCATGGTAACAGCGATTGCTGACACAAATCCTTCCTTTTTCCACGTTGGCCATAGACGTAAACTTCTTCTACTTGCTATCAGTGTTGTTAGCTTCTTCATTGGCCTTGTGATGGTTACAGAA GGTGGACTGTACATATTCCAGCTATTTGACTACTATGCCTGCAGTGGGATGACTCTACTTCTCTTTGCAACACTGCAGTCTTGTTGTGTTGGATGGATATACG GTGCAGACCGCTTTTATGATAACATAGAGGACATGATTGGATACAAGCCATTATCCCTGATTAAGTATTGTTTGAAATATGTCACTCCAGTGATATGCATG GGTACGTTTGTTTTTTCCTTGATCAAATACACCCCTCTGAAGTTCAATAACACAGTTGAGTATCCATGGTGGGGTTATGCGCTTGGCTGGTGGTTCACTCTCTCCTCTACACTCATGGTCCCTTTATTTATGATGTACAAAGTGAGCACCACTCCAGGTACACTGCAAcag AGGATCTCCATCTTATGTACTCCAGCTGAAGACCTGTCTTTGAACAAATCAGAGAAAACGGCACTTGAACTGCTCAACTTGACCTCATCTCCTGACAGCATGGTGTCCGAGTga